One Novipirellula galeiformis genomic window carries:
- a CDS encoding sigma-70 family RNA polymerase sigma factor — protein MQRNEFARLVLEHQGRLRMFIRMLGTLPDAVDDLAQDAFVVAYERFEMLDDVDQAGPWLRAIARNLVRNELRKSTRRRRVVNVSLSEAMLAVPDESLVHGDSLVDDGGEEWFAALRVCVERLPHHGRVLVDGRYQRGQNASQLASETDMTPAAVRQALSRLRGLLRKCVETRLREGTI, from the coding sequence ATGCAACGAAACGAATTCGCCAGACTTGTGCTGGAGCATCAGGGACGTCTCCGCATGTTCATTCGCATGTTGGGGACGCTACCGGATGCCGTCGATGATTTAGCGCAAGATGCGTTTGTCGTTGCGTACGAGCGTTTTGAGATGCTCGATGACGTTGACCAGGCCGGTCCGTGGTTGCGAGCGATCGCTCGCAACTTGGTGCGAAACGAGTTGCGGAAATCCACGCGGCGACGACGGGTCGTCAATGTCTCGCTTAGCGAAGCGATGTTAGCGGTGCCCGACGAATCGTTGGTGCATGGCGATTCGTTGGTGGACGATGGGGGCGAAGAATGGTTTGCGGCACTGCGTGTTTGCGTGGAACGCTTGCCCCATCATGGCCGAGTGCTCGTGGACGGCCGCTACCAACGCGGTCAAAATGCATCGCAATTGGCTAGTGAAACGGATATGACGCCCGCTGCGGTTCGCCAGGCATTGTCAAGGTTGCGCGGTTTACTGCGAAAGTGTGTCGAAACTCGTTTGCGAGAGGGAACGATATGA
- a CDS encoding MFS transporter, with amino-acid sequence MVSILVNYIDRGALSVAIPAIDAEFSMTPTQKGLLLSVFFWSYALLQLPAGWLVDRYDVKWVYAGGYLIWTIATVMTGFVGGFAALLAARLLLGLGESAAYPAISRLIVENFPEHKRGTANALIDAGTKIGPALSILAGGLLVDQFGWRSLFIVLGFGSFIWLLPWIHYVPSRPRQATTTTEQAPADRPTLAQVALHRSVWGTSLGMFSLGYVWYFLLTWLPSYLMDVHDLNLKETAVSAALPFLAMAASSVFWGWAADRMIQRGHSATFARKSISLSGLAIAAVLLIAASQAQSATVCIGLLTGACCALGMFTANVWAMTQTLAGPAAGSWTGIQNCIGNMGGVVSPLVAGWSVGQTGTYQAAFYVAAGVMAMGIAAYLFMVGPIQEIHWQKEPRAGESHE; translated from the coding sequence GTGGTTTCAATTCTGGTCAATTACATCGATCGCGGAGCGCTCTCCGTGGCGATTCCTGCAATCGATGCCGAGTTTTCAATGACGCCGACCCAGAAAGGGTTGCTGTTGTCAGTTTTCTTCTGGAGCTATGCGTTGCTCCAGTTGCCTGCGGGTTGGTTGGTCGATCGCTACGATGTGAAATGGGTCTACGCAGGCGGCTATCTGATTTGGACCATTGCCACAGTGATGACGGGATTTGTCGGCGGATTTGCGGCATTGTTAGCGGCCCGTTTACTACTAGGGTTGGGCGAAAGTGCGGCGTATCCGGCGATCTCGCGGTTGATCGTCGAGAATTTTCCCGAGCACAAGCGGGGCACCGCTAACGCGTTGATCGATGCGGGAACCAAGATTGGCCCCGCCCTCAGTATCCTAGCCGGCGGTTTGTTGGTCGATCAATTTGGTTGGCGATCGTTGTTTATCGTACTTGGCTTCGGAAGCTTCATTTGGTTGTTACCTTGGATCCATTACGTTCCATCGCGTCCGCGTCAAGCGACGACGACCACGGAGCAAGCCCCGGCGGACCGTCCCACGCTAGCCCAAGTTGCTTTGCATCGGTCGGTCTGGGGGACGTCATTGGGCATGTTTTCCTTAGGCTACGTTTGGTATTTTTTGTTGACTTGGTTACCGTCCTATTTGATGGACGTCCACGATTTAAATTTGAAAGAGACGGCGGTCTCGGCGGCATTGCCGTTCTTGGCGATGGCCGCCTCTTCGGTTTTTTGGGGCTGGGCAGCGGACCGTATGATCCAACGGGGCCATTCGGCCACGTTCGCGCGCAAGTCGATCTCGCTGAGTGGACTTGCGATCGCGGCAGTGTTGTTGATCGCGGCTTCGCAAGCTCAGTCGGCGACCGTATGCATTGGATTGTTAACGGGGGCCTGTTGTGCACTGGGCATGTTCACCGCGAACGTTTGGGCCATGACGCAGACGTTGGCGGGGCCTGCGGCGGGTAGTTGGACCGGGATTCAAAACTGTATTGGTAATATGGGTGGCGTCGTTTCCCCTTTGGTCGCGGGATGGTCGGTCGGACAAACCGGGACGTACCAGGCGGCTTTTTACGTGGCCGCCGGAGTGATGGCGATGGGCATCGCCGCCTACCTGTTTATGGTAGGTCCCATTCAAGAGATTCATTGGCAGAAAGAACCACGTGCCGGAGAGAGCCATGAGTGA
- a CDS encoding PSD1 and planctomycete cytochrome C domain-containing protein, whose protein sequence is MLDAKSQGTPAAGFRQSLKAITRLIDRMATPILPTLLVALLGSATINVPAAHADDSVAAGSGQPDAEGIRFFESKIRPVLIESCYDCHSEDEQESDLRVDTLEGMLTGGLAGASVVPGKPKSSLMLTAILYHDSDLRMPPDEKLSDSQIADVTRWIEMGAPHPDSANVKPIKRRGDIDIELGRKHWAFQPPVKVDPPRVAAASTADSGSGSQSDRSRNPIDAFILSRLEKEGLQRVAAADKATLIRRATFDLIGLPPTPAEIEAFIADDSPDAFRHVVDRLLASPHYGERWGRHWLDIARYADSNGLDENVAHGNAWRYRDYVVNALNNDKPYDEFVVEQLAGDLLDSGTDVALKNERLIATGYLVLGPKVLAEPDQAKMEMDIIDEQLDTIGRSIMGLTIGCARCHTHKFDPISHHDYYGLAGIFKSTHTMDSYKTVAKWHETAIETPEDVARREAHEQRVAAQQKLIAERVADATAKLDPAPAAETKPEEVEKLFPAETLTALKELRDELKKIQDAAPEMPMAMGVVEGTVADTSVHLRGSHLTLGDVVPRRFPEVLADDNQSPLPAEQSGRLEFARWLTSGTHPLTARVMVNRIWRGHFGKGIVTTVDNFGVQGNAPSHPELLDWLAVRFVEEGWSIKAMHRMIMLSETYQTSSTFDAHNNDVDPGNQFYWRYNLRRLEAEAIRDGLLAVSGTLDRTTGGNIMQYKTREYIFNHTSEDKSEYVTSRRSIYVPVIRNHLYDMFQLFDYTDASVLTGDRNTSTIAPQALFMMNSELIDELTFAIADRLLQIDTDLPTRINRLYLESYGRPASPEELSSATAFLSQFQTMVAKRSDKMDPQRLAWQAFCQSVVSSNEFVYLR, encoded by the coding sequence ATGCTTGATGCAAAGTCACAGGGAACGCCCGCCGCGGGGTTCCGGCAATCGTTAAAGGCGATCACGCGGTTGATCGATCGTATGGCGACGCCGATCTTACCAACGTTGCTGGTCGCGTTGCTTGGTTCCGCAACGATCAACGTTCCAGCGGCACACGCGGATGATTCCGTCGCCGCGGGAAGTGGTCAGCCGGACGCCGAAGGGATTCGTTTTTTCGAAAGCAAGATTCGGCCGGTCTTGATCGAAAGTTGCTACGATTGCCATAGCGAGGATGAGCAAGAGTCCGACCTCCGAGTCGATACACTCGAAGGGATGTTGACCGGCGGACTCGCCGGAGCCTCCGTGGTTCCGGGGAAGCCGAAGAGCAGTCTGATGTTAACTGCCATCCTCTATCACGATAGCGACCTCAGGATGCCACCTGATGAAAAACTCTCGGATTCGCAAATTGCCGATGTGACTCGTTGGATCGAAATGGGGGCGCCGCACCCCGATAGTGCAAACGTCAAACCGATCAAGCGTCGTGGGGATATTGATATTGAGTTAGGGCGGAAACACTGGGCGTTCCAACCTCCGGTCAAGGTCGATCCCCCTCGCGTCGCCGCTGCGTCAACGGCTGATTCCGGCTCGGGGTCGCAATCGGATCGCTCACGCAATCCGATCGATGCATTCATCTTGTCGCGTTTAGAAAAAGAGGGTCTGCAGCGAGTTGCCGCCGCAGATAAAGCGACCTTGATTCGTCGTGCAACGTTTGACTTGATCGGATTGCCGCCGACGCCTGCGGAAATCGAAGCCTTTATCGCCGATGACTCTCCCGACGCGTTTCGTCACGTTGTCGATCGTTTGCTCGCTTCGCCTCACTACGGCGAACGATGGGGGCGACATTGGTTGGACATCGCCCGCTACGCTGACTCCAACGGCTTAGATGAAAATGTGGCTCATGGAAATGCGTGGCGGTACCGCGATTATGTCGTCAACGCGCTGAACAACGACAAACCCTACGATGAGTTTGTCGTTGAGCAATTGGCTGGTGATCTGCTCGATTCGGGAACGGATGTGGCGCTCAAAAACGAGCGGCTAATCGCAACCGGGTACCTTGTCTTGGGACCGAAGGTCTTGGCTGAACCGGATCAAGCCAAGATGGAAATGGACATCATCGATGAGCAGCTTGACACGATTGGTCGTAGCATCATGGGGCTGACCATCGGCTGTGCACGTTGTCATACGCATAAGTTTGATCCGATTAGTCACCATGATTATTACGGTTTGGCGGGGATCTTCAAAAGCACGCACACGATGGATAGCTACAAAACGGTCGCAAAATGGCACGAGACTGCCATCGAGACGCCGGAGGATGTGGCTCGTCGAGAAGCGCATGAACAACGCGTTGCGGCTCAGCAGAAATTGATCGCAGAACGGGTTGCCGATGCGACTGCGAAATTGGATCCCGCGCCGGCGGCGGAGACCAAGCCTGAGGAAGTTGAGAAGTTGTTCCCGGCCGAGACGCTCACCGCTCTGAAGGAGTTGCGAGACGAGCTGAAGAAGATCCAGGATGCTGCTCCCGAAATGCCGATGGCCATGGGAGTCGTTGAGGGGACTGTGGCGGACACTTCGGTGCATCTTCGCGGCAGCCATCTGACGCTCGGTGATGTCGTCCCGCGGCGGTTCCCCGAGGTGCTGGCCGATGACAATCAGTCTCCTTTGCCAGCGGAACAAAGTGGCCGACTTGAATTCGCCCGTTGGTTGACCAGCGGAACGCATCCGTTGACCGCGCGAGTGATGGTCAATCGGATTTGGCGAGGTCACTTCGGTAAAGGGATCGTCACGACGGTCGATAATTTCGGAGTGCAAGGTAACGCTCCGTCGCATCCCGAGTTGCTGGACTGGTTGGCTGTGCGATTTGTTGAAGAGGGTTGGTCGATCAAAGCGATGCATCGCATGATCATGCTCTCCGAGACGTACCAAACCAGCAGCACGTTTGATGCTCACAACAATGACGTGGATCCAGGTAACCAATTCTATTGGCGTTATAACCTTCGCCGACTTGAAGCGGAGGCAATACGCGACGGTTTGTTGGCGGTCAGCGGAACGCTCGATCGCACCACCGGTGGTAACATCATGCAGTACAAGACTCGTGAGTACATTTTTAACCATACGTCCGAAGACAAGTCCGAGTACGTCACATCGCGGCGTTCGATTTATGTTCCGGTGATTCGCAACCATCTCTACGACATGTTTCAGTTGTTTGATTACACCGATGCAAGCGTGTTAACGGGAGACCGGAACACTAGCACGATTGCCCCTCAGGCGCTGTTCATGATGAACTCTGAACTTATTGACGAGTTGACGTTTGCGATTGCAGATCGTTTGCTGCAAATCGATACCGATTTGCCGACTCGGATCAATCGGTTGTATTTGGAATCCTACGGTCGCCCCGCTTCGCCAGAAGAACTGTCATCCGCGACCGCGTTTCTGTCACAGTTTCAAACCATGGTGGCAAAACGGTCTGACAAAATGGACCCTCAACGACTTGCCTGGCAAGCTTTTTGTCAATCGGTTGTTTCGTCCAATGAATTTGTTTATCTGCGTTAA
- a CDS encoding LamG-like jellyroll fold domain-containing protein → MSELRFDEQLGRLLDGEIEERELSQLTKSLASDEELCKRFRDHLQIDEALTILSAEDRSAVRFVQLLDLRLEAESQKFDFLNSVLDRSSVRAARDLMRRWAPLATAVLAATVLAAFAAGLWTGRQVGPRAVKVSVAEMVENTIPAEPVDDSVAILKQVVDARWAGDVAFAEGDAVSPHEVIHLQSGLVQLQFFRGAMLTLEGPARLEIKDQDQVQLYAGRAWAQVPVPARGFTVLTPETKIVDLGTEFGVSAMPGERTEVRVFDGLVELYDPAASSDATLLHELATGQSLSVDSRGRSAPLAERVTEMPPQSLLQRKRQQQIEKGYQRWRQWSEEIRLDPRVLLYYTFDPPVGSPTTLRNQASAERLSDGAVIGCSWSEGRWPQKTALDFKRPSDRVRFHLAGEFESVTLAAWVRVDGLDRMLSSLLLTDGWDAGEIHWQFDREGQLGLSVGHASGVKWRYTDPLVDLTRLGSWVHVASVFDGPNKSVRHYFNGSRVPHEELLEYDGLVRIGDAELCNWGRPLDQTSKAIRNFNGRMDEFLLLSDALEDAEIQRIYESGNPN, encoded by the coding sequence ATGAGCGAGCTTCGTTTTGACGAACAACTCGGTCGTTTGCTTGATGGCGAGATCGAGGAACGCGAGCTGAGCCAGCTAACCAAGTCGTTGGCGTCGGACGAGGAGCTCTGCAAGCGTTTCCGCGACCATCTGCAAATCGACGAGGCGTTGACGATCTTGTCGGCCGAGGATCGTTCTGCGGTGCGGTTTGTGCAATTGTTGGATCTGCGTCTAGAGGCGGAATCTCAAAAATTCGATTTTCTTAACAGTGTGCTCGATCGCTCGAGCGTGCGTGCTGCACGCGATTTGATGCGTCGCTGGGCCCCGTTGGCGACCGCCGTGTTGGCAGCAACTGTCTTGGCCGCGTTTGCGGCCGGTTTGTGGACCGGGCGGCAAGTGGGGCCGAGGGCGGTGAAGGTGTCGGTGGCTGAAATGGTCGAAAACACCATTCCAGCCGAACCGGTGGACGATTCCGTCGCAATTTTAAAGCAAGTCGTGGATGCTCGATGGGCCGGCGACGTGGCGTTCGCTGAAGGAGATGCGGTCTCACCGCACGAAGTCATTCATTTGCAATCAGGGCTGGTTCAATTGCAGTTCTTTCGCGGCGCGATGCTGACGTTGGAAGGGCCGGCGCGGTTGGAAATCAAGGACCAAGATCAAGTCCAGTTGTATGCCGGGCGGGCCTGGGCCCAAGTCCCCGTGCCCGCGCGGGGGTTCACGGTGCTGACACCGGAGACAAAAATTGTTGACTTGGGAACCGAGTTTGGTGTCTCTGCGATGCCAGGCGAACGCACCGAGGTGCGGGTCTTCGATGGCTTGGTCGAACTCTATGATCCGGCGGCGTCTAGCGATGCAACGTTGCTGCATGAGCTGGCGACCGGCCAGTCGTTGAGTGTGGATTCCCGTGGCCGTTCGGCACCGTTGGCCGAGCGGGTTACGGAGATGCCGCCCCAATCGTTATTGCAACGCAAACGGCAACAACAGATCGAAAAAGGCTACCAGCGATGGAGGCAATGGAGTGAGGAGATCCGCTTGGATCCTCGCGTGCTGCTCTACTACACCTTTGATCCGCCCGTGGGGTCACCGACGACCCTGCGAAATCAAGCGTCCGCGGAGCGGCTTTCCGATGGGGCGGTCATCGGTTGTTCGTGGAGCGAAGGTCGTTGGCCGCAAAAGACGGCGCTCGACTTCAAGCGTCCTAGCGATCGGGTGCGATTCCATTTAGCCGGTGAGTTCGAATCGGTCACTTTGGCGGCTTGGGTTCGCGTTGATGGGCTCGATCGGATGCTCAGCTCGTTGTTGCTGACCGATGGTTGGGACGCAGGCGAAATCCATTGGCAATTTGATCGCGAAGGTCAACTTGGGCTTTCGGTCGGACACGCCTCGGGCGTGAAGTGGCGATACACGGATCCCTTGGTTGACCTGACTCGGTTGGGCAGCTGGGTCCATGTCGCCTCGGTATTTGATGGTCCGAATAAATCCGTTCGTCACTACTTCAACGGGAGCCGCGTGCCTCATGAAGAATTGCTTGAATACGATGGACTGGTTCGGATCGGTGACGCGGAATTGTGTAATTGGGGGCGTCCGTTGGATCAGACCTCCAAGGCGATTCGGAATTTTAATGGACGAATGGATGAATTTCTTCTGCTCAGCGATGCGCTCGAGGATGCCGAGATTCAGCGAATCTACGAATCCGGCAACCCCAACTGA
- a CDS encoding DUF1501 domain-containing protein → MNFSRRELLQNSAVGFGSLALASLLAEEAGAATTPQNPSGIKAPHFAPRAKRVIFLFMKGGPSHMDTFDYKPQLQKDDGKPLPFEKPRVQFAPTSELLASPWKFKKYGESGIAVSELFPHVAECVDDLCIINSLHGTNAAHGGACLKLHTGSDVFVRPSMGSWVNYGLGSENQNMPGFLTICPTLAHGGTKNWGSAFLPASCAGTPLGNASQSSEQARVKFAENARLSLEAQRMQLDMMQSLNHKFLDTTGPDSALEARIKSFELAFRMQTEMPEALDLSSETGATHKLYGLDDKVTEDFGRQCLMARRFVERGVRFVQVSHSNTEVQWDQHGALRKGHTQNAAEVDKPIAGLLRDLKARGLLKDTLVLWGGEFGRTPTCQGAGRDGRDHNPEGFTMWMAGAGVRTGIQYGETDEYGYYASVNKVHIHDLHATLLHLMGIDHERLTYRHAGRDFRLTDVAGRVVTDILS, encoded by the coding sequence ATGAATTTTTCACGCCGAGAACTTCTGCAAAACTCCGCAGTCGGTTTTGGATCGCTTGCCTTGGCATCACTATTGGCCGAGGAGGCTGGCGCTGCAACAACGCCGCAAAATCCCAGCGGGATCAAAGCACCGCATTTTGCCCCGCGAGCCAAGCGAGTCATCTTTCTGTTCATGAAAGGTGGCCCCTCGCATATGGATACGTTCGACTACAAGCCTCAGTTGCAGAAAGACGACGGCAAACCGCTGCCGTTTGAGAAGCCACGCGTCCAATTTGCGCCCACCAGCGAGTTGCTCGCATCGCCATGGAAATTTAAGAAATATGGCGAAAGCGGAATCGCAGTAAGCGAGTTGTTTCCTCATGTCGCGGAGTGTGTTGACGATCTCTGTATCATCAATTCGCTACATGGTACCAACGCGGCGCATGGAGGGGCCTGCTTGAAATTGCATACCGGCAGCGATGTCTTTGTGCGTCCAAGCATGGGGTCCTGGGTCAACTATGGGTTGGGCTCCGAAAACCAGAATATGCCGGGATTCCTTACGATTTGTCCCACACTCGCGCACGGGGGGACCAAGAATTGGGGGTCTGCGTTTTTACCCGCCAGTTGTGCAGGCACCCCGCTGGGCAATGCCAGTCAATCGTCGGAGCAAGCACGGGTGAAATTTGCCGAAAATGCACGGTTGTCACTCGAAGCGCAGCGGATGCAGCTTGATATGATGCAATCGCTTAACCACAAATTCCTCGATACGACGGGACCCGATTCGGCTTTGGAAGCGCGGATCAAGTCCTTCGAATTGGCGTTCCGGATGCAAACGGAAATGCCCGAAGCATTGGATTTGAGCAGCGAGACGGGGGCTACCCACAAATTGTACGGGTTGGACGACAAAGTGACCGAGGATTTCGGTCGCCAGTGCTTGATGGCGCGGCGTTTTGTCGAACGGGGTGTGCGATTTGTCCAAGTCTCACACAGTAACACCGAGGTCCAATGGGACCAACATGGCGCCCTGCGAAAGGGGCATACGCAGAATGCGGCCGAAGTCGATAAGCCGATCGCAGGTTTGTTGCGTGACTTAAAAGCACGTGGATTGTTAAAGGATACGCTCGTGTTGTGGGGTGGCGAGTTCGGTCGTACGCCGACTTGCCAAGGTGCCGGTCGCGATGGACGTGATCACAACCCCGAAGGCTTCACGATGTGGATGGCGGGCGCGGGGGTGCGCACCGGTATCCAGTACGGTGAAACGGATGAATACGGCTATTACGCTAGCGTCAATAAAGTACACATCCACGACTTGCACGCGACCCTTCTGCATCTGATGGGGATCGATCATGAACGTCTTACCTATCGACACGCGGGACGTGATTTCCGTTTGACCGATGTGGCGGGACGCGTTGTTACCGATATCCTCAGCTAA
- a CDS encoding PVC-type heme-binding CxxCH protein encodes MKCFPIMIRWRFSSVIPLAFLALSVHAEQPAEVPAKTAVDRASVDAAKHTPENSAKQLKVREGLEVRLAAAEPDVVDPVSAAWSTDGKLWVVEMSDYPMPKPGQTERHGRIRVLSDRDASGRFKSSVTFADGLDFATGILPWQNGAIVTLAGEIVYLRDDNGDGQADTREVWFKGFTTGNEQLRANHPRLGPDGWVYVANGLRGGEIIAVDPRFRASKTPLKLQGRDFVFDPHGGEWGTVSGNSQHGLTIDGFNRRFGCSNRNPAIESVLSADVIDRDPFLTPGDAIADVGKSGFNSEVHPISNAWTTSNLHAGQFSAACGVTAPGWAIDDTSEWLLVCEPTGSLVQRQRMHWGNGTWKSEREANEAEWLASSDDWFRAVDLVPDVDGGVLVVDMVRAVIEHPHWAPIELQNRPDTWDGKELGRIWQVHVPNKQIKSVAVRDDASALEAIVSEDLLSRMLASDHLLAHYSPAAPPQANVIDSLARLLSDSAVAGESKARIAMLLNRWGALTPTQHASLLGEQDDRVRALAIKMRQGNRFDGNPVSSTAMLFSAFDDSALIVRQAALETLVASVDASELNDAKISQLVSLAIRDREAPWVLKLLTALPNEFASELLSASLPTPQSRATAVIPTSVFEGWMRRVSAKDPQRATELLVNWLSEAMPTGAAADQATQALVMQMAAAWSKGGGAKGTTSLSKEAADRITALDSLAASIAINDKHAVGTRLDAIEWCRKQPEFATELRALVDKAVDTTVRAAAYRVLMQRDTEWTKQQVLDQAESISPTDRVAVVTAVRGSVQTATWLLTEIGQGNLPRTFVDPSSMDWFRRHSDADLAKLGRETFAPAGDVLEVLREYESAAKEIETADVVQGKALFAQHCANCHRIDEVGHVVGPDISDSRTKTPEALLAAILDPSAAIDASYASYSILTVDGEAVSGLLAGESSDSVTLVIPGGHTRRFEREDIEIFRASSVSLMPEGMQRVMNVEQMRNLIGYLKRWRY; translated from the coding sequence ATGAAGTGTTTCCCGATAATGATCCGTTGGCGATTTAGCTCGGTCATTCCATTGGCGTTTCTTGCATTGAGCGTCCATGCGGAACAGCCAGCCGAAGTGCCCGCCAAGACAGCGGTCGATCGTGCATCGGTCGATGCTGCAAAACATACGCCGGAGAACTCGGCCAAGCAGTTGAAAGTGCGAGAGGGGCTTGAAGTCCGTTTGGCGGCAGCGGAACCCGATGTCGTGGATCCTGTGTCGGCGGCTTGGAGCACGGACGGCAAATTGTGGGTTGTCGAAATGTCCGACTATCCCATGCCCAAACCAGGCCAAACCGAACGTCATGGCCGTATCCGTGTGCTTTCGGATCGCGATGCGAGCGGTCGATTCAAGTCGTCGGTGACCTTCGCCGATGGACTTGATTTTGCCACCGGTATTTTGCCGTGGCAAAACGGCGCGATCGTGACGTTGGCGGGTGAGATCGTCTACCTGCGTGACGACAATGGAGACGGACAAGCGGACACACGCGAGGTGTGGTTCAAAGGTTTTACCACTGGAAATGAACAACTGCGCGCGAACCATCCTAGGCTCGGCCCTGACGGTTGGGTGTACGTCGCCAATGGACTACGCGGTGGCGAGATCATCGCGGTCGACCCTCGTTTTCGTGCCAGCAAGACGCCACTCAAGCTGCAGGGACGCGATTTTGTCTTCGATCCGCATGGCGGCGAGTGGGGAACCGTTTCGGGTAACAGCCAACACGGTTTGACAATCGATGGTTTCAATCGACGATTTGGATGTAGCAACCGTAATCCGGCAATCGAATCCGTGCTGTCGGCCGATGTGATCGATCGCGATCCGTTTTTGACGCCGGGCGATGCGATCGCCGATGTCGGCAAGTCGGGGTTTAACTCCGAAGTGCACCCGATCAGCAACGCTTGGACGACTAGCAATTTGCATGCAGGCCAATTCAGCGCCGCTTGTGGTGTCACCGCTCCCGGTTGGGCGATTGATGATACGTCGGAGTGGTTGTTGGTTTGCGAGCCAACCGGCTCGTTGGTCCAACGCCAACGAATGCATTGGGGCAACGGCACATGGAAGAGCGAGCGTGAAGCGAACGAGGCCGAATGGTTGGCCAGTTCGGATGACTGGTTTCGCGCTGTCGATTTGGTGCCGGACGTGGACGGCGGGGTGCTTGTCGTCGATATGGTTCGCGCTGTGATTGAGCATCCCCATTGGGCGCCGATTGAATTGCAAAATCGTCCCGATACCTGGGATGGCAAGGAACTCGGTCGGATTTGGCAGGTGCATGTGCCCAACAAACAAATCAAGTCGGTGGCGGTACGCGACGATGCAAGTGCACTTGAGGCGATCGTTTCTGAAGACCTGTTGTCGAGAATGCTCGCGTCCGACCACTTGCTCGCTCACTACTCACCCGCCGCGCCGCCGCAGGCTAACGTGATCGATTCACTCGCTCGCTTGCTGAGCGATTCTGCTGTGGCGGGCGAGTCGAAGGCGCGCATCGCGATGTTGTTGAACCGATGGGGCGCGCTGACACCAACGCAACACGCCTCGCTATTGGGTGAACAGGATGACCGAGTGCGAGCGTTAGCCATCAAAATGCGACAAGGCAACCGCTTTGACGGCAATCCTGTTTCGTCGACGGCGATGCTGTTTTCTGCATTTGACGATTCCGCCTTGATCGTTCGTCAAGCGGCACTCGAAACGCTAGTGGCGTCGGTCGATGCATCGGAGTTGAATGATGCGAAGATCTCGCAACTGGTTTCGCTGGCGATTCGTGATCGCGAGGCCCCTTGGGTCTTGAAATTGCTCACCGCGCTGCCGAACGAGTTTGCCAGTGAACTTTTGTCCGCCAGTTTGCCTACGCCACAGAGTCGGGCGACCGCGGTGATTCCAACGTCGGTATTCGAAGGTTGGATGCGTCGCGTCTCGGCGAAAGATCCTCAGCGCGCGACCGAGTTGTTAGTCAATTGGTTGTCCGAAGCGATGCCCACGGGCGCTGCGGCGGATCAAGCGACGCAAGCGTTGGTGATGCAGATGGCTGCGGCGTGGAGCAAGGGGGGCGGTGCGAAGGGCACCACCTCGTTGTCCAAGGAAGCGGCGGATCGCATCACGGCTCTCGACTCGTTGGCCGCCTCGATCGCGATTAACGACAAGCATGCTGTTGGAACCCGTTTGGATGCAATCGAGTGGTGTCGCAAACAGCCTGAGTTTGCGACCGAATTGCGAGCGCTTGTGGATAAGGCTGTGGACACCACCGTCCGTGCCGCGGCGTATCGGGTGCTGATGCAGCGAGACACCGAGTGGACTAAGCAGCAGGTGCTCGATCAAGCGGAATCGATTTCGCCCACCGACCGCGTGGCCGTGGTCACTGCGGTACGCGGAAGTGTTCAAACGGCAACTTGGTTATTGACCGAGATTGGCCAAGGTAACCTGCCTCGGACCTTCGTCGATCCTTCGTCGATGGATTGGTTTCGCAGGCATTCGGACGCCGATCTTGCCAAGCTAGGACGCGAAACGTTCGCTCCGGCTGGCGATGTGCTCGAAGTACTTCGTGAATATGAGTCTGCGGCAAAGGAAATTGAAACGGCCGACGTGGTGCAAGGCAAGGCATTGTTCGCCCAGCATTGTGCTAATTGTCATCGCATCGATGAGGTCGGTCACGTGGTGGGTCCCGATATCAGCGATAGCCGTACCAAGACGCCGGAAGCATTGCTTGCCGCCATCCTTGACCCCAGTGCGGCCATTGATGCCTCTTATGCGAGTTACAGCATCCTAACGGTCGATGGCGAAGCGGTCAGCGGATTGCTCGCCGGAGAATCAAGCGATTCCGTGACGCTGGTGATTCCAGGCGGACATACCCGGCGATTTGAGCGTGAGGATATCGAGATCTTCCGCGCTTCGAGTGTTTCGCTGATGCCCGAGGGGATGCAGCGGGTGATGAATGTGGAACAGATGCGAAATCTGATCGGCTATCTGAAGCGTTGGCGTTATTAG